Proteins encoded within one genomic window of Diceros bicornis minor isolate mBicDic1 chromosome X, mDicBic1.mat.cur, whole genome shotgun sequence:
- the SPRY3 gene encoding protein sprouty homolog 3 — protein sequence MDVAVTDDFQQILHIEQLRSTHASNDYVERPPAPCKQALSSPSLIVQTHKSDWSLATMPTALPRSLSQCHQLQPLPQHLSQSSIASSMSHSTTASDQRLLASITPSPSGQSIIRTQPAAGVHAKADGALKGEAEQSAVHPSEHLFICEECGRCKCVLCTAARPLPSCWLCNQRCLCSAESLLDYGSCLCCVKGLFYHCSTDDEDNCADEPCSCGPSSCFVRWAAMSLISLFLPCLCCYLPTRGCLHLCQQGYDSLRRPGCRCKRHTNTVCRKISSGSAPFPKAQEKSV from the coding sequence ATGGATGTCGCAGTGACAGATGATTTCCAACAAATTCTGCATATTGAACAGCTACGCTCTACTCATGCTAGCAATGATTATGTGGAACGGCCTCCAGCCCCCTGTAAACAGGCCCTCTCTAGCCCTTCCCTTATCGTGCAAACCCACAAATCTGATTGGTCCCTGGCTACCATGCCTACTGCTCTCCCCCGCAGTCTCAGCCAGTGCCATCAGTTGCAGCCCTTGCCTCAGCATCTGAGCCAATCTAGCATTGCCAGCTCAATGTCCCATAGCACCACTGCCTCTGATCAAAGGCTCTTGGCCAGCATTACACCCTCACCTTCAGGCCAGTCCATCATCCGAACCCAGCCTGCAGCAGGGGTCCACGCAAAGGCTGATGGTGCTCTGAAGGGAGAAGCTGAGCAATCTGCAGTGCACCCCAGTGAGCACCTCTTCATCTGCGAGGAGTGTGGGCGCTGCAAATGTGTCCTCTGCACAGCAGCTCGCCCTCTCCCCTCCTGCTGGCTGTGCAACCAGCGTTGCCTTTGCTCTGCTGAGAGCCTCCTTGATTATGGCTCTTGTCTCTGCTGTGTTAAGGGCCTCTTCTACCACTGCTCTACTGATGATGAAGACAACTGTGCTGATGAGCCCTGCTCCTGTGGGCCTAGCTCTTGCTTCGTCCGCTGGGCAGCCATGAGCCTCATCTCCCTCTTTCTACCCTGCCTGTGCTGCTACCTGCCTACCCGTGGATGCCTCCATCTGTGCCAGCAGGGCTATGATAGCCTCAGGCGACCAGGCTGCCGCTGTAAGAGGCACACCAACACTGTGTGCAGAAAAATCTCTTCTGGTAGTGCTCCCTTCCCCAAGGCCCAGGAAAAGTCTGTatga